A stretch of the Hippocampus zosterae strain Florida chromosome 16, ASM2543408v3, whole genome shotgun sequence genome encodes the following:
- the irf1b gene encoding interferon regulatory factor 1b isoform X2, with translation MPVSRMKMRPWLEKMIDSKSIAGLAWMDKEKTMFSIPWKHAARHGWDMNKDACLFKEWAIHTGKYTKGDTCDPKTWKANFRCAMNSLPDIEEVKDKSVNKGQLAMRVFRMLPQKQRVKRDKAKSRKQVRMTAEDADYSDSQSSPDSSRLDEDMASAQENVVDSTVRMDSQGERTRSRTDDPEPWRAAGSFSEIPIFGLGNDLSCSFEDRFQVSPERSSEFEYDIVEICQQLERDAQTFKASCDIKALLSPCTSPGSQWSESSGRVCAPPLV, from the exons ATGCCGGTGTCCAGGATGAAGATGCGCCCATGGCTGGAGAAAATGATCGACTCCAAATCCATTGCTGGTCTTGCCTGGATGGATAAG GAGAAGACCATGTTCTCCATTCCTTGGAAGCACGCTGCTCGCCACGGCTGGGACATGAACAAGGACGCGTGCCTGTTCAAGGAGTGGGCCATCCACACAG GGAAATACACAAAGGGTGACACCTGCGACCCCAAGACCTGGAAGGCCAACTTCCGTTGCGCCATGAACTCGTTGCCGGACATCGAGGAAGTGAAAGACAAGAGCGTCAACAAGGGCCAGTTGGCCATGCGAGTCTTCCGGATGCTGCCGCAGAAACAGAGAG TAAAGCGGGACAAAGCAAAGTCCAGAAAGCAG GTCAGGATGACGGCAGAGGACGCCGACTACAGCGATAGCCAGTCGTCGCCCGACTCATCTCGACTGGATGAAGACATGGCATCCGCTCAGGAGAACGTGGTGGACAGCACCGTGCGCATGGACTCGCAAGGCGAGCGAACGAGGAGTCGGACGGACGACCCGGAGCCATGGAGGGCGGCGGGGTCCTTTTCGGAAATCCCGATCTTTGGGCTGGGCAACGACTTGTCCTGTAGCTTCGAAGACAGATTCCAAGTGTCACCCGAGCGCAGCTCCG AGTTTGAATACGACATAGTAGAG atttgCCAGCAACTGGAGCGAGACGCGCAGACTTTCAAGGCCAGTTGTGACATCAAGGCGCTCCTGAGCCCGTGCACCAGtccggggagccagtggagtgAGTCTTCAG GTCGTGTATGTGCGCCCCCTCTTGTTTGA
- the irf1b gene encoding interferon regulatory factor 1b isoform X1 → MPVSRMKMRPWLEKMIDSKSIAGLAWMDKEKTMFSIPWKHAARHGWDMNKDACLFKEWAIHTGKYTKGDTCDPKTWKANFRCAMNSLPDIEEVKDKSVNKGQLAMRVFRMLPQKQRVKRDKAKSRKQVRMTAEDADYSDSQSSPDSSRLDEDMASAQENVVDSTVRMDSQGERTRSRTDDPEPWRAAGSFSEIPIFGLGNDLSCSFEDRFQVSPERSSEFEYDIVEICQQLERDAQTFKASCDIKALLSPCTSPGSQWSESSADDGDELPLPPHYTTLSSDFNMPADNPWNDLHVFTSFYPGLDNGHSLDSMGLSSLI, encoded by the exons ATGCCGGTGTCCAGGATGAAGATGCGCCCATGGCTGGAGAAAATGATCGACTCCAAATCCATTGCTGGTCTTGCCTGGATGGATAAG GAGAAGACCATGTTCTCCATTCCTTGGAAGCACGCTGCTCGCCACGGCTGGGACATGAACAAGGACGCGTGCCTGTTCAAGGAGTGGGCCATCCACACAG GGAAATACACAAAGGGTGACACCTGCGACCCCAAGACCTGGAAGGCCAACTTCCGTTGCGCCATGAACTCGTTGCCGGACATCGAGGAAGTGAAAGACAAGAGCGTCAACAAGGGCCAGTTGGCCATGCGAGTCTTCCGGATGCTGCCGCAGAAACAGAGAG TAAAGCGGGACAAAGCAAAGTCCAGAAAGCAG GTCAGGATGACGGCAGAGGACGCCGACTACAGCGATAGCCAGTCGTCGCCCGACTCATCTCGACTGGATGAAGACATGGCATCCGCTCAGGAGAACGTGGTGGACAGCACCGTGCGCATGGACTCGCAAGGCGAGCGAACGAGGAGTCGGACGGACGACCCGGAGCCATGGAGGGCGGCGGGGTCCTTTTCGGAAATCCCGATCTTTGGGCTGGGCAACGACTTGTCCTGTAGCTTCGAAGACAGATTCCAAGTGTCACCCGAGCGCAGCTCCG AGTTTGAATACGACATAGTAGAG atttgCCAGCAACTGGAGCGAGACGCGCAGACTTTCAAGGCCAGTTGTGACATCAAGGCGCTCCTGAGCCCGTGCACCAGtccggggagccagtggagtgAGTCTTCAG CGGACGACGGGGACGAACTGCCACTGCCACCTCATTACACCACGCTGAGCTCCGACTTCAACATGCCGGCGGACAACCCCTGGAACGACCTTCACGTATTCACTAGCTTTTATCCGGGACTGGACAATGGTCACTCGTTGGACTCTATGGGCCTCTCGTCGTTGATTTGA
- the LOC127587952 gene encoding long-chain-fatty-acid--CoA ligase 6-like isoform X1 has protein sequence MLAFVLVSGSLWIILELSSTLMEKMQAQEMLSGLRVPDMGELGHFFSSLPTSTLVGIGALTAVLAYWLATRPRPIKPPCSLLHQSEEVPREDGGRRSMMGDSSKLLSHYHDDARTMYEVFQRGLHISGDGPCLGSRLPNQPYKWMSYKEVTSRAEHLGSGLLHQGCKASPDQFIGVFAQNRPEWIISELACYTYSMVVVPLYDTLGPDAIRFIINTADISTVICDKLDKAQVLLANVERAETPALRRIILMDALDAALVGRGLGCGVHVQAMEEVEALGRDHHRKPLPPSPQDLSIVCFTSGTTGNPKGVMLTHGNVVADFSGFLKVTDKVIFPNRDDCLISFLPLAHMFERLIESVVYCHGGRIGFYQGDIRLLPDDMKALRPTIFPVVPRLLNRMYDKIFSQANSPLKRWLLNFAAKRKGAEVSSGIIRSDSVWDKIFFSKIQASLGGRLRMIITGAAPTSPAVLGFLRAALGCQVYEAYGQTECTAGCTFTTPGDWTPGHVGAPLPCNLIKLVDVPEKNYFAAKGEGEVCVKGPNVFKGYLKDPERTAETLDPDGWLHTGDIGKWLPNGTLKIVDRKKHIFKLAQGEYISPEKIENIYIRSEPVAQLYVHGDSLQSCLVGIIVPDPEVMPTWAKKKGILGTYKDLCKNTELKKAILEDLVRLGKASSLHSFEQVKNIYIHSEMFSIQNGLLTPTLKAKRPELREFFKEKIDQLYSTISM, from the exons ATGCTCGCCTTCGTGCTGGTGTCCGGCTCGCTGTGGATCATTTTGG AGCTGAGTTCGACGCTGATGGAGAAGATGCAAGCCCAGGAGATGCTGAGCGGCCTGAGGGTGCCAGACATGGGCGAGCTGGGCCACTTCTTCAGCTCGCTGCCGACCTCCACGCTGGTGGGCATCGGCGCCCTCACCGCTGTGTTGGCCTACTGGCTGGCCACCAGGCCCCGCCCCATTAAACCACCATGCAGCCTCCTGCATCAGTCCGAGGAGGTGCCG CGTGAAGATGGGGGTCGCAGGTCCATGATGGGTGACAGTTCCAAGCTGCTCAGTCATTACCACGACGACGCTAGGACAATGTACGAGGTCTTCCAGCGAGGCCTCCATATATCAG GTGACGGGCCTTGCCTGGGCTCGCGACTTCCCAACCAGCCTTACAAATGGATGTCCTACAAAGAG GTCACGTCCCGGGCCGAGCATCTGGGATCGGGCCTGCTACACCAGGGCTGCAAGGCCAGTCCGGACCAGTTCATTGGAGTCTTTGCTCAGAACCGGCCCGAG TGGATCATCTCAGAGCTCGCATGCTACACGTACTCCATGGTGGTGGTGCCCCTCTACGACACGCTGGGTCCGGATGCCATACGCTTCATCATAAACACGG CCGACATCTCCACGGTTATCTGTGACAAGTTGGACAAGGCGCAAGTGCTGCTAGCTAACGTGGAGCGCGCGGAGACGCCGGCCCTGCGCCGCATCATCCTGATGGACGCCCTGGACGCCGCCCTGGTGGGGCGCGGACTCGGCTGCGGCGTGCACGTGCAGGCCATGGAGGAAGTGGAG GCGCTGGGCAGAGATCACCATCGAAAACCTTTA CCGCCCTCACCGCAAGACCTTTCTATCGTGTGCTTCACCAGTGGAACCACAG GAAACCCCAAAGGGGTGATGCTCACCCACGGGAACGTGGTGGCCGACTTCTCGGGCTTCCTTAAAGTGACCGAT aaAGTGATTTTCCCCAACCGGGACGATTGCCTCATTTCGTTCCTGCCGCTGGCTCACATGTTCGAGAGGCTCATCGAG TCGGTGGTGTACTGCCACGGCGGGCGCATCGGCTTCTACCAGGGCGACATCCGCTTGCTGCCCGATGACATGAAGGCCTTGCGGCCCACCATTTTCCCCGTGGTGCCCCGCCTGCTCAACCGGATGTACGACAAG ATCTTCAGCCAGGCCAACAGCCCTCTGAAGCGCTGGCTCCTCAACTTTGCCGCCAAGAGAAAAGGCGCCGAGGTTAGCAGCGGCATCATCCGCAGCGACAGCGTCTGGGACAAAATCTTCTTCAGTAAGATTCAG GCCAGCCTGGGTGGGAGACTGAGGATGATCATAACAGGAGCAGCTCCCACATCGCCCGCTGTGTTGGGGTTCCTCCGAGCAGCTTTAGGATGTCAG GTGTACGAGGCGTACGGGCAGACGGAGTGCACGGCCGGCTGCACCTTCACCACGCCCGGCGACTGGACACCAG GTCACGTCGGCGCGCCGCTGCCGTGCAACCTCATCAAACTGGTGGATGTTCCCGAGAAGAACTACTTTGCCGCCAAAGGGGAGGGCGAG GTTTGCGTGAAGGGACCAAACGTGTTTAAGGGCTACCTCAAAGACCCCGAGAGGACCGCAGAGACGCTGGATCCGGACGGCTGGCTCCACACCGGCGACATCGGCAAATGGCTGCCC AACGGCACGCTGAAGATCGTGGACAGGAAGAAGCACATCTTCAAGCTGGCGCAGGGCGAGTACATCTCGCCCGAGAAGATCGAGAACATCTACATACGGAGCGAGCCCGTGGCCCAGCTTTACGTGCACGGAGACAGCCTACAG TCCTGCCTTGTGGGGATTATCGTGCCCGACCCAGAGGTCATGCCCACCTGGGCCAAGAAGAAAGGGATCTTAGGCACCTACAAGGACCTGTGTAAAAACACA GAACTTAAAAAGGCCATCCTTGAGGATCTGGTGCGTTTGGGCAAGGCCAGCTCTCTGCATTCCTTTGAGCAG GTGAAGAACATCTACATCCACAGCGAGATGTTCTCCATCCAGAATGGCCTGCTGACGCCCACGCTGAAGGCCAAGCGGCCTGAGCTGAGGGAGTTCTTCAAGGAGAAGATCGATCAGCTCTATAGCACCATTTCCATGTGA
- the LOC127587952 gene encoding long-chain-fatty-acid--CoA ligase 6-like isoform X2 — protein MEKMQAQEMLSGLRVPDMGELGHFFSSLPTSTLVGIGALTAVLAYWLATRPRPIKPPCSLLHQSEEVPREDGGRRSMMGDSSKLLSHYHDDARTMYEVFQRGLHISGDGPCLGSRLPNQPYKWMSYKEVTSRAEHLGSGLLHQGCKASPDQFIGVFAQNRPEWIISELACYTYSMVVVPLYDTLGPDAIRFIINTADISTVICDKLDKAQVLLANVERAETPALRRIILMDALDAALVGRGLGCGVHVQAMEEVEALGRDHHRKPLPPSPQDLSIVCFTSGTTGNPKGVMLTHGNVVADFSGFLKVTDKVIFPNRDDCLISFLPLAHMFERLIESVVYCHGGRIGFYQGDIRLLPDDMKALRPTIFPVVPRLLNRMYDKIFSQANSPLKRWLLNFAAKRKGAEVSSGIIRSDSVWDKIFFSKIQASLGGRLRMIITGAAPTSPAVLGFLRAALGCQVYEAYGQTECTAGCTFTTPGDWTPGHVGAPLPCNLIKLVDVPEKNYFAAKGEGEVCVKGPNVFKGYLKDPERTAETLDPDGWLHTGDIGKWLPNGTLKIVDRKKHIFKLAQGEYISPEKIENIYIRSEPVAQLYVHGDSLQSCLVGIIVPDPEVMPTWAKKKGILGTYKDLCKNTELKKAILEDLVRLGKASSLHSFEQVKNIYIHSEMFSIQNGLLTPTLKAKRPELREFFKEKIDQLYSTISM, from the exons ATGGAGAAGATGCAAGCCCAGGAGATGCTGAGCGGCCTGAGGGTGCCAGACATGGGCGAGCTGGGCCACTTCTTCAGCTCGCTGCCGACCTCCACGCTGGTGGGCATCGGCGCCCTCACCGCTGTGTTGGCCTACTGGCTGGCCACCAGGCCCCGCCCCATTAAACCACCATGCAGCCTCCTGCATCAGTCCGAGGAGGTGCCG CGTGAAGATGGGGGTCGCAGGTCCATGATGGGTGACAGTTCCAAGCTGCTCAGTCATTACCACGACGACGCTAGGACAATGTACGAGGTCTTCCAGCGAGGCCTCCATATATCAG GTGACGGGCCTTGCCTGGGCTCGCGACTTCCCAACCAGCCTTACAAATGGATGTCCTACAAAGAG GTCACGTCCCGGGCCGAGCATCTGGGATCGGGCCTGCTACACCAGGGCTGCAAGGCCAGTCCGGACCAGTTCATTGGAGTCTTTGCTCAGAACCGGCCCGAG TGGATCATCTCAGAGCTCGCATGCTACACGTACTCCATGGTGGTGGTGCCCCTCTACGACACGCTGGGTCCGGATGCCATACGCTTCATCATAAACACGG CCGACATCTCCACGGTTATCTGTGACAAGTTGGACAAGGCGCAAGTGCTGCTAGCTAACGTGGAGCGCGCGGAGACGCCGGCCCTGCGCCGCATCATCCTGATGGACGCCCTGGACGCCGCCCTGGTGGGGCGCGGACTCGGCTGCGGCGTGCACGTGCAGGCCATGGAGGAAGTGGAG GCGCTGGGCAGAGATCACCATCGAAAACCTTTA CCGCCCTCACCGCAAGACCTTTCTATCGTGTGCTTCACCAGTGGAACCACAG GAAACCCCAAAGGGGTGATGCTCACCCACGGGAACGTGGTGGCCGACTTCTCGGGCTTCCTTAAAGTGACCGAT aaAGTGATTTTCCCCAACCGGGACGATTGCCTCATTTCGTTCCTGCCGCTGGCTCACATGTTCGAGAGGCTCATCGAG TCGGTGGTGTACTGCCACGGCGGGCGCATCGGCTTCTACCAGGGCGACATCCGCTTGCTGCCCGATGACATGAAGGCCTTGCGGCCCACCATTTTCCCCGTGGTGCCCCGCCTGCTCAACCGGATGTACGACAAG ATCTTCAGCCAGGCCAACAGCCCTCTGAAGCGCTGGCTCCTCAACTTTGCCGCCAAGAGAAAAGGCGCCGAGGTTAGCAGCGGCATCATCCGCAGCGACAGCGTCTGGGACAAAATCTTCTTCAGTAAGATTCAG GCCAGCCTGGGTGGGAGACTGAGGATGATCATAACAGGAGCAGCTCCCACATCGCCCGCTGTGTTGGGGTTCCTCCGAGCAGCTTTAGGATGTCAG GTGTACGAGGCGTACGGGCAGACGGAGTGCACGGCCGGCTGCACCTTCACCACGCCCGGCGACTGGACACCAG GTCACGTCGGCGCGCCGCTGCCGTGCAACCTCATCAAACTGGTGGATGTTCCCGAGAAGAACTACTTTGCCGCCAAAGGGGAGGGCGAG GTTTGCGTGAAGGGACCAAACGTGTTTAAGGGCTACCTCAAAGACCCCGAGAGGACCGCAGAGACGCTGGATCCGGACGGCTGGCTCCACACCGGCGACATCGGCAAATGGCTGCCC AACGGCACGCTGAAGATCGTGGACAGGAAGAAGCACATCTTCAAGCTGGCGCAGGGCGAGTACATCTCGCCCGAGAAGATCGAGAACATCTACATACGGAGCGAGCCCGTGGCCCAGCTTTACGTGCACGGAGACAGCCTACAG TCCTGCCTTGTGGGGATTATCGTGCCCGACCCAGAGGTCATGCCCACCTGGGCCAAGAAGAAAGGGATCTTAGGCACCTACAAGGACCTGTGTAAAAACACA GAACTTAAAAAGGCCATCCTTGAGGATCTGGTGCGTTTGGGCAAGGCCAGCTCTCTGCATTCCTTTGAGCAG GTGAAGAACATCTACATCCACAGCGAGATGTTCTCCATCCAGAATGGCCTGCTGACGCCCACGCTGAAGGCCAAGCGGCCTGAGCTGAGGGAGTTCTTCAAGGAGAAGATCGATCAGCTCTATAGCACCATTTCCATGTGA